In Nocardia sp. NBC_00403, one DNA window encodes the following:
- a CDS encoding NAD(P)/FAD-dependent oxidoreductase, translating into MSIADNVRKPTVLILGAGFGGLELAACLSESLPEADVELIDHNEGFTFGFTKLDILFRGRTPESVRIRYADLACPGVEFRQESVTSIDPRTRRVVTDAASYEPDFLVVALGTDYDPAATPGFIEDGHEYYSIQGACRLRDRLALFDGGTIVTAVLSVPFQCPPAPYEGAMLLHELLTRRGLRDRTRMHMLTPMDSPIPVSADTSAALVEALARRGIDYSPGTRVHALDPKHHVAATDAGDLAYDLFIGIPTHCVPPVVEASGLTVGGADGWIHVDPRTLATRYPGVYAIGDCADAPVPRAGVFAEDAARTVAAHIGARLHGTPDPEKYLGRGSCYIEFGDGLVGKVDADFLSGPTPIAPFDPPSAELAIEKAEFAATRIRRWFTS; encoded by the coding sequence ATGTCGATCGCCGACAACGTTCGAAAGCCAACGGTGCTTATCCTCGGCGCCGGCTTCGGCGGGCTGGAACTCGCCGCTTGCCTGTCGGAGTCACTGCCAGAGGCGGACGTAGAACTCATCGACCACAACGAGGGGTTCACGTTCGGTTTCACCAAACTGGACATCCTTTTTCGCGGTCGGACACCGGAATCCGTCCGCATCCGCTACGCCGATCTCGCCTGTCCCGGCGTCGAGTTCCGACAGGAATCGGTGACGTCGATCGACCCGCGGACCCGCCGTGTCGTCACCGATGCCGCCAGCTATGAACCGGACTTCCTCGTCGTCGCGTTGGGCACCGATTACGACCCGGCCGCCACCCCGGGGTTCATCGAGGACGGCCACGAGTACTACTCGATCCAAGGAGCTTGCCGACTCCGCGATCGACTGGCCCTTTTCGACGGCGGAACCATTGTGACCGCGGTGTTGAGTGTGCCGTTCCAATGCCCGCCCGCACCCTACGAGGGCGCGATGCTCTTGCACGAGCTGCTGACGCGGCGTGGCCTTCGCGACCGCACCCGAATGCACATGCTCACCCCCATGGACTCACCGATTCCCGTCTCCGCGGACACCTCTGCCGCGCTCGTCGAGGCGCTCGCCCGACGGGGGATCGACTACTCCCCGGGAACGCGGGTCCATGCGCTCGACCCGAAGCACCATGTCGCGGCCACCGACGCCGGTGACCTCGCCTACGACCTGTTCATCGGCATCCCGACGCACTGTGTTCCGCCCGTGGTCGAGGCATCCGGGCTGACCGTCGGCGGCGCCGACGGCTGGATCCACGTCGACCCGCGCACGCTCGCCACCCGGTATCCGGGCGTCTACGCGATCGGTGACTGCGCGGACGCGCCGGTCCCACGAGCCGGCGTGTTCGCCGAGGATGCCGCCCGCACGGTGGCAGCGCACATCGGTGCACGGTTGCACGGCACGCCCGATCCCGAGAAGTATCTCGGCCGCGGCTCCTGCTACATCGAATTCGGGGACGGCCTCGTCGGCAAGGTCGACGCCGACTTCCTTTCCGGGCCCACACCGATCGCACCGTTCGACCCGCCCTCGGCCGAACTCGCGATCGAGAAAGCCGAATTCGCCGCCACGCGGATTCGGCGCTGGTTCACTTCGTGA
- a CDS encoding ScnB yields the protein MTSGPYEVLLHTLDPESHRESSLPELDRKPDPWESSMQATCECLSWRGTLDNLERRHVEDALGETIYHGFPVRTRSVVVTAHTLMDRGLITPEELQARMEVIRARFNRE from the coding sequence GTGACAAGCGGTCCGTACGAGGTTCTCCTGCACACATTGGACCCCGAGTCGCACCGGGAGAGCTCGCTTCCCGAACTCGACCGCAAGCCGGACCCGTGGGAGTCGAGCATGCAGGCGACGTGCGAATGCCTGTCCTGGCGCGGCACATTGGACAACCTGGAACGCCGCCATGTCGAGGATGCACTCGGCGAGACGATCTACCACGGCTTCCCCGTGCGAACCCGATCGGTAGTCGTGACGGCCCACACGCTGATGGATCGCGGACTGATCACCCCGGAGGAGTTGCAGGCGCGAATGGAGGTGATTCGGGCGCGGTTCAACCGGGAGTAG
- a CDS encoding GNAT family N-acetyltransferase, with the protein MHTELKSVVDCPSEWATLEASTPDYAVSTRWLETMGPLLPGEPRWFVASVDGQPQVGLYTRWLDDPPTEPRYDIAAILRGDIPAFGERLAAAPAAAAESLYPAVLALQPGYTCAAAGPGATDPAMLHNTLQTLSGWAEQQGAKSVSFLYVPERQRLLHKVLADFGAQPVSLYPTCVMSVDFGDVEEFLAQLPRQRRGDLRRLLRRIDESGMTLGEDDLGAVRDQVLELRSSTLHKYDSVAERDVQAATLDRMIRHYSPEDRVVTTIRRAEQVVGFVLALRHGDTLRALWCGQQPDAYGAYFVMAYYGLVAAALKRGVTHIDYGTLKWPLKMSFGCVLEELAGYTWTP; encoded by the coding sequence ATGCATACGGAACTGAAATCCGTCGTGGACTGTCCTTCGGAATGGGCCACGCTCGAAGCCTCGACCCCGGACTATGCGGTGTCCACACGCTGGCTGGAGACGATGGGGCCGCTGCTTCCTGGCGAGCCGCGTTGGTTCGTCGCCAGCGTGGACGGGCAGCCGCAGGTCGGCCTGTACACCCGCTGGCTGGACGATCCGCCCACCGAGCCGCGGTACGACATTGCCGCAATCCTGCGCGGCGACATTCCGGCCTTCGGGGAACGTCTCGCCGCCGCGCCCGCGGCTGCCGCCGAGTCGCTGTACCCGGCCGTGCTGGCGCTGCAGCCCGGCTATACCTGTGCCGCCGCCGGTCCCGGTGCAACGGACCCGGCAATGTTGCACAACACCCTGCAGACTCTCAGCGGCTGGGCTGAACAACAGGGTGCGAAATCGGTGTCATTTCTCTATGTGCCCGAGCGACAACGTCTTCTGCATAAAGTCCTGGCCGACTTCGGCGCCCAACCGGTCTCGCTGTACCCGACCTGTGTGATGTCGGTCGACTTCGGTGATGTCGAGGAATTTTTGGCGCAACTGCCCCGCCAGCGCCGCGGTGACCTGCGGCGGCTGTTGCGCCGTATCGACGAGAGCGGGATGACGCTCGGAGAGGACGATCTCGGTGCGGTCCGCGACCAGGTCCTCGAGCTGCGCTCGAGCACGTTGCACAAGTACGATTCCGTCGCCGAGCGGGATGTCCAAGCCGCGACGCTGGATCGGATGATTCGCCATTACTCGCCCGAAGACCGCGTCGTGACCACGATCCGGCGCGCGGAACAGGTCGTCGGTTTCGTGCTGGCGCTGCGCCACGGCGACACCCTGCGGGCACTGTGGTGCGGACAGCAGCCGGATGCCTACGGCGCCTATTTCGTGATGGCCTACTACGGGCTGGTGGCGGCCGCGCTGAAACGTGGTGTCACCCATATCGACTACGGCACTCTCAAGTGGCCGCTGAAGATGTCTTTCGGCTGCGTCCTGGAGGAGCTGGCGGGTTATACGTGGACGCCGTGA
- a CDS encoding methyltransferase domain-containing protein — translation MPQTTAEPRDGIGPMDSHGLRPDRFDSAGQDQLVDVRDLHAALPGIRRLRTWAHDALALQPGERAVDIGSGSGSEVLAFADAVGPTGTAIGVEPDPHLLAAAERRAAQAGSTAKFHSGDAYGLPFGADSFDAALCERVFQHLTAPIRAANEIARVLRPGGRVVVVDSDWGTAIVHPGNRQVVREVVDTLLSATTNPLSGRLLPGLLTKAGLVIDEIGSHALVQDRSVGAGALVNRISAMAVARGVITEAQRDQLIADLEAGAESGDIHLSVTMFAVLAHKPL, via the coding sequence ATGCCTCAGACGACGGCCGAACCGAGGGACGGAATCGGGCCAATGGATTCGCACGGATTGCGCCCGGACCGCTTCGACAGCGCGGGTCAGGATCAGTTGGTCGATGTACGCGATCTACATGCGGCACTGCCCGGCATCCGGAGACTGCGGACCTGGGCCCACGACGCACTCGCACTGCAGCCGGGCGAGCGCGCGGTCGACATCGGCTCCGGCTCCGGATCGGAGGTGCTCGCCTTCGCGGACGCGGTCGGACCGACCGGAACCGCGATCGGCGTCGAACCCGACCCGCACCTGCTCGCTGCCGCCGAACGCCGCGCGGCCCAGGCCGGGTCGACCGCCAAATTCCATTCCGGCGACGCCTACGGCCTGCCCTTCGGCGCCGACAGTTTCGATGCGGCGCTGTGCGAGCGGGTCTTCCAACATCTGACCGCACCGATCCGCGCCGCCAACGAGATCGCGAGGGTGCTACGTCCCGGCGGCCGGGTTGTGGTGGTGGACAGCGATTGGGGCACCGCGATCGTGCATCCCGGCAATCGTCAGGTGGTCAGGGAGGTCGTCGACACCCTGCTCTCGGCGACGACCAACCCGCTGTCGGGCCGGCTGCTGCCCGGACTGCTGACCAAGGCAGGCCTGGTCATCGATGAGATCGGCTCCCATGCGCTGGTACAGGACCGCAGCGTCGGCGCCGGTGCGCTGGTCAATCGGATCTCGGCAATGGCGGTGGCGCGCGGCGTCATCACCGAGGCGCAGCGCGATCAGCTGATCGCCGACCTCGAGGCGGGCGCCGAGAGCGGCGATATCCATCTGTCGGTGACCATGTTCGCCGTGCTGGCCCACAAGCCGCTCTGA
- a CDS encoding SH3-like domain-containing protein, which yields MTRKYEIGDRVRVRDKTSMFHTRTQAYTRGRTGVVVEHRPEWVIPEDEAWGRDDGRVEPFYVVRFRQIDLWPKYTGFAVDTLETEVSERWLEHAEEDAK from the coding sequence ATGACCAGGAAGTACGAGATCGGCGATCGCGTTCGGGTTCGGGACAAGACGTCGATGTTCCACACCCGCACCCAGGCGTACACCCGCGGGCGCACGGGCGTTGTCGTCGAACACCGGCCCGAGTGGGTGATTCCGGAGGACGAGGCATGGGGCCGCGACGACGGCCGCGTCGAACCGTTCTACGTGGTGCGGTTCCGCCAGATAGATCTGTGGCCCAAATACACCGGCTTCGCCGTCGACACCCTGGAGACGGAGGTCTCCGAGCGTTGGCTCGAGCACGCAGAGGAGGATGCCAAGTGA
- the scnC gene encoding thiocyanate hydrolase subunit gamma translates to MSQTHDHGAHAAIQTTGEISEFEVLETAIRELAIEKGLFSQEDHRRFSEWAESVGPHGGSKLVAKAWTDPDFKARLLADGTETCKEVGIDWRDPTGSGTPSDYTYFYVLENTPEVHNVIVCTLCSCYPRPVLGMSPDWYRTPNYRRRLVRWPREVLAEFGLHFPPDVEVRVHDSNQKSRFMVMPMRPEGTEGWTEEQLAAIVTRDTMIGVALPQVDWTAQAPPDQAEAATGRGGRQ, encoded by the coding sequence GTGAGTCAGACCCACGATCACGGGGCGCACGCAGCGATCCAGACGACCGGAGAGATCAGCGAGTTCGAGGTCTTGGAGACGGCGATTCGCGAACTCGCCATCGAAAAGGGCCTCTTCTCGCAGGAAGATCACCGACGCTTCTCCGAGTGGGCCGAATCGGTCGGTCCGCACGGCGGATCGAAATTGGTCGCGAAGGCGTGGACGGATCCGGATTTCAAGGCGCGCCTGCTCGCCGACGGTACCGAGACGTGCAAGGAGGTCGGCATCGACTGGCGTGACCCGACCGGCTCCGGAACGCCGAGCGACTACACGTACTTCTACGTGCTGGAGAACACGCCCGAGGTGCACAACGTGATCGTGTGCACGCTGTGTTCGTGCTACCCGCGCCCGGTTCTGGGTATGTCTCCGGACTGGTATCGCACCCCCAATTACCGTCGGCGCCTCGTGCGTTGGCCCCGCGAGGTGCTCGCCGAATTCGGCCTGCATTTTCCGCCCGACGTCGAGGTCCGGGTGCACGACTCGAACCAGAAGTCTCGGTTCATGGTGATGCCGATGCGGCCCGAAGGCACCGAGGGCTGGACGGAAGAGCAACTGGCGGCCATCGTCACTCGGGACACGATGATCGGCGTGGCATTGCCGCAGGTCGACTGGACCGCGCAGGCGCCGCCGGACCAGGCCGAGGCCGCCACGGGACGAGGTGGTCGGCAGTGA
- a CDS encoding helix-turn-helix domain-containing protein, protein MVTLMGQDRRSVADRVAQARKLAGLTQKTLAERSNISLGLIRSVEQKRVGATPAFLGAVSKALRVNVTDLTGQPFAPTPGQDTEVHAAIAVLRTELAAYDIDNAYVPVIRGLPEMAGDVEKVCRYRRAASFHKLGDALPSLLGEVRAAVHRSSGSDRDRALTMLCELYYSAHSLAHKLGYTDLAALAIDRLGWAANEASNELWIATSQFQRAALLTSGGDWSAALNFLERCRSSIEPRLGAGRRHDLIAWGGLHLQSGLAASRSGRRDLADMHLDEARQTAARLGDDRDPVLSFGPTNVGIWSVALAVEAMDGTEALNRARALVIPADAPKERAGHHYIDLSRAYLMHGERRRAFDALVTAKSIAPSQTRYNPMVHETVRALARAEARSVETVHGFAVWCGITDRL, encoded by the coding sequence ATGGTGACTCTTATGGGCCAAGATCGCCGTAGCGTTGCGGACCGGGTAGCGCAGGCGCGGAAGTTGGCTGGGCTCACCCAGAAAACGCTGGCGGAGAGATCGAATATATCGCTCGGCCTGATTCGGTCGGTCGAGCAAAAGCGAGTGGGTGCCACCCCCGCCTTCCTCGGCGCGGTTTCCAAAGCGCTGCGGGTCAACGTCACCGATTTGACCGGGCAGCCCTTCGCCCCCACGCCCGGACAGGACACCGAGGTTCATGCCGCAATAGCGGTGCTGCGTACCGAGCTGGCCGCATACGACATTGACAACGCGTATGTGCCGGTCATTCGTGGGCTGCCGGAGATGGCCGGCGATGTCGAGAAGGTGTGCCGATATCGCCGGGCCGCGTCGTTCCATAAGCTCGGCGACGCATTGCCGTCCCTGCTGGGTGAGGTGCGCGCGGCCGTGCATCGCAGCAGCGGGAGCGACCGCGACCGCGCGCTGACGATGCTGTGCGAGCTCTACTACTCGGCTCACAGCCTCGCCCACAAACTCGGATACACCGACCTGGCCGCGCTCGCGATCGACCGGCTCGGGTGGGCAGCCAACGAAGCAAGCAACGAGCTGTGGATTGCGACGAGTCAGTTCCAGCGCGCCGCCCTACTCACCTCGGGCGGCGACTGGAGTGCAGCACTCAATTTCCTGGAGCGCTGCCGGTCCAGCATCGAACCGCGCCTCGGCGCCGGTCGACGGCACGACCTCATCGCTTGGGGAGGTCTGCACCTGCAATCCGGGCTGGCCGCCTCACGGTCCGGGAGACGCGATCTTGCCGATATGCATCTCGATGAAGCGCGACAGACCGCCGCCCGCCTCGGTGACGATCGCGACCCTGTCCTGTCGTTCGGTCCGACGAACGTCGGCATCTGGTCTGTCGCGCTGGCGGTCGAGGCCATGGATGGCACCGAAGCACTCAACCGGGCGCGGGCGCTGGTCATCCCGGCCGATGCACCGAAAGAGCGCGCGGGACACCATTACATCGACTTGTCCCGCGCGTACCTGATGCATGGCGAGCGCCGCCGCGCGTTCGACGCACTCGTGACCGCAAAGTCGATTGCGCCGTCACAGACTCGGTACAACCCGATGGTTCACGAGACGGTGCGCGCGTTGGCGCGGGCGGAGGCACGGTCCGTCGAAACGGTGCACGGCTTCGCCGTGTGGTGCGGGATCACTGACCGCCTGTAG
- a CDS encoding putative quinol monooxygenase: MYALVVKFDLFDAEKAAGFDQLVADTVKSITEYEPGTLVYATNTVEGEPLSRIFYEVYRDREAFEEHERQPHTRRFLDQRNEYVASFRVEFLTPLVAKGLPTAD, encoded by the coding sequence ATGTACGCACTCGTGGTGAAGTTCGACTTGTTCGACGCCGAGAAGGCGGCAGGCTTCGACCAACTCGTCGCCGATACCGTTAAGAGCATCACTGAATACGAGCCCGGCACGCTGGTTTACGCCACCAACACCGTTGAGGGCGAACCGCTCTCGCGGATCTTCTACGAGGTGTACCGCGACCGCGAGGCGTTCGAGGAGCACGAGCGGCAGCCCCACACCCGACGGTTCCTGGACCAGCGAAACGAATACGTCGCGTCGTTCCGCGTCGAGTTCCTGACACCGCTGGTTGCCAAGGGTCTGCCCACAGCCGACTGA
- a CDS encoding GtrA family protein translates to MLRAEWLDRLARVMQYLRGDHAFAQLIRFALVGGSSNIAYVLLFMAMNGFGPLVANIVGSIVSTVIANELHRQLTFRAAGRVGWFTAQWEGGGLALIGLLISTAALAGLEFWAPGLGEIAQAGAVIALMAAVGGMRFLALRGFVFHEGL, encoded by the coding sequence ATGCTGCGCGCGGAATGGCTCGACCGACTCGCCCGCGTGATGCAGTATCTGCGCGGTGATCACGCCTTCGCCCAGCTGATCCGCTTCGCCCTGGTCGGCGGCTCCAGCAACATTGCCTATGTGCTGCTGTTCATGGCCATGAACGGGTTCGGCCCGTTGGTCGCCAATATCGTCGGCTCGATCGTCAGCACGGTGATCGCGAACGAACTGCACCGGCAACTCACCTTCCGCGCGGCCGGACGGGTCGGCTGGTTCACCGCACAGTGGGAAGGCGGCGGGCTGGCGCTGATCGGCCTGCTGATCAGCACGGCGGCGCTGGCCGGTCTCGAGTTCTGGGCACCCGGCCTCGGCGAGATCGCACAGGCGGGCGCCGTGATCGCCCTCATGGCGGCGGTCGGCGGTATGCGCTTCCTGGCACTGCGCGGCTTCGTCTTCCACGAAGGTCTGTAA
- a CDS encoding HhH-GPD-type base excision DNA repair protein: MTVKLCLAQDPEADELLSESSFALLVGMLLDQQFPLEHAFRGPKKIADRMGGFDIHRIAEADSAEFEELCATPPAIHRYGRSMARRTQELAKYVLEHYDGDVEAIWTAGDPDGKEVRKRLNSLPGYGDQKARIFLALLGKQLGVRPKGWEAAAGAYSEQGSRRSAADIVDAESLLEVRAFKKQAKAAAKAK; this comes from the coding sequence GTGACTGTGAAGCTGTGCCTCGCGCAGGACCCGGAGGCGGACGAGTTGTTGTCGGAGAGTTCGTTCGCGCTGCTGGTCGGCATGCTGCTCGATCAACAGTTTCCACTCGAGCACGCGTTCCGCGGTCCGAAGAAGATCGCCGACCGGATGGGTGGGTTCGACATCCACCGGATCGCCGAGGCCGATTCCGCCGAGTTCGAGGAACTCTGTGCGACACCGCCGGCGATTCACCGCTACGGCCGGTCGATGGCACGCCGGACCCAGGAGCTCGCCAAGTATGTGCTGGAGCACTACGACGGCGACGTCGAGGCGATCTGGACTGCGGGCGACCCGGACGGCAAAGAGGTGCGCAAGCGCCTGAACTCCTTGCCCGGATACGGCGATCAGAAGGCGCGGATCTTCCTCGCCCTGCTCGGCAAGCAGCTCGGAGTGCGTCCGAAAGGCTGGGAAGCAGCCGCGGGGGCCTACTCGGAGCAGGGTTCGCGCCGGTCCGCCGCCGACATCGTCGATGCCGAGTCGCTATTGGAAGTGCGCGCGTTCAAGAAGCAGGCCAAGGCTGCCGCGAAGGCGAAGTAG
- a CDS encoding amidohydrolase: protein MTEIVSNTAVDTIYFGGDIVTVDDARPSVEAVAVKGGRIAAVGDLTDVLAQAGDDTRLVNLRGRTLLPGFVDAHSHLSLTGFQAGTANLLPAPDGEVNDIAALQAALKAWTDTETGKAWTWIIGFGYDDAQLAGLAHPTRDDLDAVSVERPVLVIHQSSHLGAVNSKGLELLGYDESSEDPEGGVIRRWPGTLVPNGVLEETAFFAAWGKSAEDFDEKERRRLIGLGQRAMAAFGFTTAQDGRVMTTTDLDALRAAADNGLFDIDVVAYPDSSLAAKLEEAPGPQYTNRLRIGGLKLGLDGSPQGRTAWLTQPYLTPPGGKGPEYRGYPAMTDDMVLDAVCGAYSKGWQILAHVNGDAAVDQFITALRQATTRYRPIDPRPVAIHAQTAREDQLDAMQELGVIPSFFSMHTFYWGDWYRETVLGERRAARISPAASALRRGLRYTSHHDAPVALPSSIAVLASQVTRVTRSGHVLGEQQRVSALDAIKATTLNAAHQYFEEATKGSITVGKLADFVVLSRNPLAVEPDEIKNIQVLETIKEGRTIYPEQE, encoded by the coding sequence ATGACCGAGATCGTTTCCAACACGGCAGTTGACACCATCTACTTCGGCGGGGATATCGTCACCGTCGACGACGCCCGGCCCAGCGTGGAGGCGGTCGCTGTGAAGGGTGGTCGAATCGCGGCCGTCGGGGACCTGACCGATGTGTTGGCGCAGGCCGGTGACGATACGCGGCTGGTGAATCTGCGCGGCCGGACGCTGCTGCCCGGGTTCGTCGACGCACACAGCCATCTGTCACTGACCGGGTTCCAGGCAGGCACGGCGAATCTGCTGCCCGCGCCCGATGGCGAGGTCAACGACATCGCTGCGCTGCAGGCCGCGCTAAAGGCGTGGACCGACACCGAGACTGGGAAGGCGTGGACTTGGATCATCGGATTCGGTTATGACGATGCCCAATTGGCGGGCCTCGCGCATCCGACCCGTGATGATCTGGACGCCGTTTCGGTAGAGCGGCCGGTGCTGGTGATCCACCAATCCAGCCATCTGGGGGCTGTCAACAGCAAGGGCCTCGAGCTGCTCGGGTATGACGAGAGCTCCGAAGATCCCGAGGGCGGGGTGATCCGGCGCTGGCCCGGAACCCTCGTGCCCAATGGGGTACTGGAGGAGACTGCATTCTTTGCGGCGTGGGGGAAGTCGGCAGAGGACTTCGACGAAAAGGAGCGCCGCCGGCTGATCGGGCTCGGTCAGCGGGCGATGGCTGCGTTCGGATTCACGACCGCGCAGGATGGCCGGGTAATGACGACGACGGATCTGGACGCGCTGCGAGCCGCCGCCGATAATGGCCTGTTCGATATCGATGTGGTCGCTTACCCGGACAGTTCGCTGGCTGCGAAGCTCGAGGAGGCGCCTGGGCCGCAGTACACGAACAGACTGCGGATCGGCGGGCTGAAGCTGGGGCTCGACGGGTCGCCGCAAGGGCGGACCGCCTGGCTGACCCAGCCGTACCTGACGCCCCCAGGGGGCAAGGGCCCGGAGTACCGGGGATATCCGGCGATGACGGACGACATGGTGCTGGACGCGGTTTGCGGCGCATACAGCAAGGGGTGGCAGATCCTTGCGCATGTCAATGGCGATGCCGCTGTTGACCAGTTCATCACCGCGTTGCGGCAGGCCACCACACGTTATCGGCCCATTGATCCGCGGCCGGTGGCGATCCATGCGCAAACCGCGCGGGAGGATCAGCTCGATGCCATGCAGGAGTTGGGCGTGATTCCGTCGTTCTTCTCCATGCACACCTTCTACTGGGGCGACTGGTACCGGGAAACCGTGCTCGGCGAACGGCGCGCGGCCCGAATCTCGCCTGCCGCATCCGCATTGCGGCGGGGACTGCGCTACACCTCGCACCATGATGCGCCGGTGGCGCTGCCCAGCTCGATAGCGGTGCTGGCCAGCCAGGTCACCCGGGTCACCCGCAGCGGACATGTGCTGGGCGAGCAGCAGCGGGTTTCGGCGCTCGACGCCATCAAGGCGACCACGCTGAACGCCGCTCACCAGTACTTCGAGGAGGCGACCAAAGGCTCGATCACCGTGGGTAAGCTGGCCGACTTCGTTGTGCTGAGCCGCAATCCGCTCGCAGTCGAGCCGGACGAGATCAAGAACATCCAGGTGCTCGAGACCATCAAGGAGGGGCGGACCATCTACCCGGAGCAGGAGTAG
- a CDS encoding aminotransferase class I/II-fold pyridoxal phosphate-dependent enzyme produces the protein MPRQTQIGLMSHAELVSEHETQHANYATLGTEKLTLDLTRGKPSPEQLDLSTELLSLPGAGDFRDGTGTDCRNYGGLHGLPELRAIFGELLGIPVDNLIAGNNASLELMHDVITYAMLYGTPESKQRWAAEPTVKFLCPSPGYDRHFAITEALGFEMIPVPMNHNGPDTHSIAELLANDPQIKGLWAVPNYANPTGVVFSEEVVRELVSMPAAAPDFRLFWDNAYAVHPLTDTAAPVIDVLGLAAAAGNPNRPIVFASTSKITFAGAGVSFLGASTANLDWYLGHASKKSIGPDKINQLRHLRFFKDADGVRAHMQKHRAILEPKFALVLRILEDRLGASKVASWTEPKGGYFISLDVLEGTAARVIALAKDAGIALTAAGSAFPYRNDPEDKNIRIAPSFPKEAELEKAMDGLATCVLLAATEKLLGK, from the coding sequence ATGCCCCGGCAAACGCAGATCGGTTTGATGAGCCACGCGGAGCTCGTGTCGGAACACGAGACCCAACACGCGAATTACGCGACGCTCGGGACCGAGAAGCTCACGCTGGACCTGACGAGGGGAAAACCCTCGCCGGAACAACTCGACTTGTCCACGGAGCTGCTTTCCCTGCCCGGTGCCGGCGACTTCCGTGACGGCACCGGCACCGACTGCCGCAACTATGGTGGGCTGCACGGACTCCCGGAGCTGCGCGCCATCTTCGGTGAGCTGCTCGGCATTCCGGTGGACAACCTGATAGCGGGCAACAACGCCAGCCTGGAGCTGATGCACGACGTCATCACCTACGCGATGCTGTACGGCACGCCCGAGTCGAAACAGCGCTGGGCGGCCGAGCCCACGGTGAAGTTCCTGTGTCCGAGCCCCGGCTACGACCGGCACTTCGCGATCACCGAGGCGCTCGGGTTCGAGATGATCCCGGTCCCGATGAACCACAACGGCCCCGATACCCACTCCATCGCAGAGCTTTTGGCGAACGACCCGCAGATCAAGGGTCTGTGGGCGGTGCCGAACTATGCCAACCCGACCGGTGTGGTGTTCTCCGAAGAGGTTGTTCGGGAACTGGTTTCGATGCCCGCCGCCGCGCCGGACTTCCGATTGTTCTGGGACAACGCCTATGCGGTGCATCCACTGACCGACACCGCCGCCCCGGTCATCGACGTGCTCGGACTGGCCGCCGCGGCCGGAAACCCCAACCGCCCCATCGTCTTCGCCTCCACCTCCAAGATCACCTTCGCGGGTGCGGGAGTCAGTTTCCTCGGCGCCTCGACGGCGAACCTGGATTGGTACCTCGGGCACGCGTCGAAGAAGAGCATCGGCCCGGACAAGATCAACCAACTGCGGCACCTGCGCTTCTTCAAGGACGCCGACGGTGTGCGTGCCCACATGCAGAAGCACCGCGCCATCCTCGAACCGAAGTTCGCGCTGGTGCTGCGGATTCTCGAGGACCGGCTCGGCGCATCGAAGGTAGCGTCCTGGACCGAACCCAAGGGTGGCTACTTCATCAGCCTCGATGTGCTCGAAGGCACCGCGGCCAGGGTGATCGCGCTTGCCAAGGACGCCGGGATTGCGCTGACCGCGGCGGGTTCGGCGTTCCCCTACCGGAATGACCCGGAGGACAAGAACATTCGAATCGCGCCGAGCTTCCCGAAGGAAGCCGAACTCGAGAAGGCGATGGACGGTCTCGCGACCTGTGTGCTGCTGGCCGCCACCGAGAAGCTCCTCGGCAAGTAG